A section of the Mastomys coucha isolate ucsf_1 unplaced genomic scaffold, UCSF_Mcou_1 pScaffold15, whole genome shotgun sequence genome encodes:
- the Entr1 gene encoding endosome-associated-trafficking regulator 1 isoform X1, with product MSGYARRQGAPPLSRTRSLVVPDAPAFYERRSCLPQLDCERPHGGDLHPHLFGFRPTFMCYVPSPVLASVGDTDFGCGKGKCTKQGPSGAHETRFGGDKLEDLEEANPFSFKEFLKTKNLSLSKEDTTTSRIYPKEASRHPLGLDHSSPASQPTGYGLEYQQPFFEDPTRASNLEEDEEDGWNRAYLPSAVEQTHSSRATQNSSPCGTYLSFFSNTSELAGPESLPPWTLSDADSRISPASPAGSPNADFSAHEESLGDRHLRTLQISYEALKDENSKLRRKLNEVQSFSETQTEMVRTLERKLEAKMIKEESDFHDLESVVQQVEQNLELMTKRAVKAENHVLKLKQEINLLQAQLSNYRRENEALRSGQGASLTVVKQNTDVALQNLHVVMNSAHSSIKQLVSGAETLNLVAEILKSIDRITEVKDEADS from the exons ATGTCGGGCTACGCGCGGCGGCAGGGCGCGCCCCCACTATCACGGACGCGGAGCCTCGTGGTTCCGGACG CTCCTGCGTTCTATGAGCGCCGGTCTTGTCTCCCCCAGCTAGACTGTGAGCGCCCCCATGGCGGGGACCTGCATCCCCACCTCTTCGGCTTTCGGCCGACGTTTATGTGCTATGTGCCCAGCCCGGTGCTGGCTTCGGTAGGAGACACAG ATTTTGGCTGTGGAAAGGGGAAATGTACTAAACAAGGTCCGTCGGGAGCCCATGAGACGCGCTTTGGAG GTGACAAACTTGAAGATCTTGAAGAAGCCAATCCATTCTCCTTCAAAGAGTTTTTGAAAACCAAGAACCTCAGCCTGTCAAAAGAAGATACAACCACCAGCCGAATTTACCCGAAG GAAGCCTCAAGGCACCCACTGGGACTAGACCACAGCTCCCCTGCCTCCCAACCCACGGGATATGGCCTGGAATATCAGCAGCCATTTTTTGAAGACCCAACAAGAGCCAGCAACctagaggaggatgaagaagatggATGGAATAGAGCCTACCTGCCATCTGCTGTGGAGCAGACTCATTCCTCTAGAGCCACACAGAACTCATCGCCCTGTGGCAcctacctttcctttttttctaacaCATCAGAGCTGGCAGGTCCTGAGTCTTTGCCCCCATGGACGCTGAGTGACGCTGACTCCAGGATCTCCCCAGCATCCCCAGCTGGGAGTCCTAACGCAGACTTTTCGGCTCATGAAGAATCCCTAGGGGACAGACACCTGCGGACGTTGCAGATAAGTTATGAAGCA ctGAAAGATGAAAACTCTAAGCTCAGAAGAAAGCTAAATGAGGTTCAGAGCTTCTCTGAAACTCAAACAGAAAT gGTGAGGACGCTCGAACGGAAGTTGGAGGCGAAGATGATCAAGGAGGAGAGTGACTTCCACGACCTCGAGTCAGTAGTCCAGCAAGTCGAACAGAACCTCGAACTGATGACC AAACGAGCTGTAAAAGCAGAAAATCATGTCTTGAAGCTGAAACAGGAAATAAATTTGCTTCAG GCACAGCTCTCAAACTACAGGCGAGAAAATGAAGCCCTGCGGTCAGGCCAGGGTGCCAGTCTTACCGTGGTGAAGCAGAATACTGATGTGGCCTTGCAGAACCTCCATGTTGTCATGAACAGTGCACATTCATCCATAAA
- the Entr1 gene encoding endosome-associated-trafficking regulator 1 isoform X2 has translation MSGYARRQGAPPLSRTRSLVVPDDFGCGKGKCTKQGPSGAHETRFGGDKLEDLEEANPFSFKEFLKTKNLSLSKEDTTTSRIYPKEASRHPLGLDHSSPASQPTGYGLEYQQPFFEDPTRASNLEEDEEDGWNRAYLPSAVEQTHSSRATQNSSPCGTYLSFFSNTSELAGPESLPPWTLSDADSRISPASPAGSPNADFSAHEESLGDRHLRTLQISYEALKDENSKLRRKLNEVQSFSETQTEMVRTLERKLEAKMIKEESDFHDLESVVQQVEQNLELMTKRAVKAENHVLKLKQEINLLQAQLSNYRRENEALRSGQGASLTVVKQNTDVALQNLHVVMNSAHSSIKQLVSGAETLNLVAEILKSIDRITEVKDEADS, from the exons ATGTCGGGCTACGCGCGGCGGCAGGGCGCGCCCCCACTATCACGGACGCGGAGCCTCGTGGTTCCGGACG ATTTTGGCTGTGGAAAGGGGAAATGTACTAAACAAGGTCCGTCGGGAGCCCATGAGACGCGCTTTGGAG GTGACAAACTTGAAGATCTTGAAGAAGCCAATCCATTCTCCTTCAAAGAGTTTTTGAAAACCAAGAACCTCAGCCTGTCAAAAGAAGATACAACCACCAGCCGAATTTACCCGAAG GAAGCCTCAAGGCACCCACTGGGACTAGACCACAGCTCCCCTGCCTCCCAACCCACGGGATATGGCCTGGAATATCAGCAGCCATTTTTTGAAGACCCAACAAGAGCCAGCAACctagaggaggatgaagaagatggATGGAATAGAGCCTACCTGCCATCTGCTGTGGAGCAGACTCATTCCTCTAGAGCCACACAGAACTCATCGCCCTGTGGCAcctacctttcctttttttctaacaCATCAGAGCTGGCAGGTCCTGAGTCTTTGCCCCCATGGACGCTGAGTGACGCTGACTCCAGGATCTCCCCAGCATCCCCAGCTGGGAGTCCTAACGCAGACTTTTCGGCTCATGAAGAATCCCTAGGGGACAGACACCTGCGGACGTTGCAGATAAGTTATGAAGCA ctGAAAGATGAAAACTCTAAGCTCAGAAGAAAGCTAAATGAGGTTCAGAGCTTCTCTGAAACTCAAACAGAAAT gGTGAGGACGCTCGAACGGAAGTTGGAGGCGAAGATGATCAAGGAGGAGAGTGACTTCCACGACCTCGAGTCAGTAGTCCAGCAAGTCGAACAGAACCTCGAACTGATGACC AAACGAGCTGTAAAAGCAGAAAATCATGTCTTGAAGCTGAAACAGGAAATAAATTTGCTTCAG GCACAGCTCTCAAACTACAGGCGAGAAAATGAAGCCCTGCGGTCAGGCCAGGGTGCCAGTCTTACCGTGGTGAAGCAGAATACTGATGTGGCCTTGCAGAACCTCCATGTTGTCATGAACAGTGCACATTCATCCATAAA
- the Entr1 gene encoding endosome-associated-trafficking regulator 1 isoform X4 — protein MSGYARRQGAPPLSRTRSLVVPDGDKLEDLEEANPFSFKEFLKTKNLSLSKEDTTTSRIYPKEASRHPLGLDHSSPASQPTGYGLEYQQPFFEDPTRASNLEEDEEDGWNRAYLPSAVEQTHSSRATQNSSPCGTYLSFFSNTSELAGPESLPPWTLSDADSRISPASPAGSPNADFSAHEESLGDRHLRTLQISYEALKDENSKLRRKLNEVQSFSETQTEMVRTLERKLEAKMIKEESDFHDLESVVQQVEQNLELMTKRAVKAENHVLKLKQEINLLQAQLSNYRRENEALRSGQGASLTVVKQNTDVALQNLHVVMNSAHSSIKQLVSGAETLNLVAEILKSIDRITEVKDEADS, from the exons ATGTCGGGCTACGCGCGGCGGCAGGGCGCGCCCCCACTATCACGGACGCGGAGCCTCGTGGTTCCGGACG GTGACAAACTTGAAGATCTTGAAGAAGCCAATCCATTCTCCTTCAAAGAGTTTTTGAAAACCAAGAACCTCAGCCTGTCAAAAGAAGATACAACCACCAGCCGAATTTACCCGAAG GAAGCCTCAAGGCACCCACTGGGACTAGACCACAGCTCCCCTGCCTCCCAACCCACGGGATATGGCCTGGAATATCAGCAGCCATTTTTTGAAGACCCAACAAGAGCCAGCAACctagaggaggatgaagaagatggATGGAATAGAGCCTACCTGCCATCTGCTGTGGAGCAGACTCATTCCTCTAGAGCCACACAGAACTCATCGCCCTGTGGCAcctacctttcctttttttctaacaCATCAGAGCTGGCAGGTCCTGAGTCTTTGCCCCCATGGACGCTGAGTGACGCTGACTCCAGGATCTCCCCAGCATCCCCAGCTGGGAGTCCTAACGCAGACTTTTCGGCTCATGAAGAATCCCTAGGGGACAGACACCTGCGGACGTTGCAGATAAGTTATGAAGCA ctGAAAGATGAAAACTCTAAGCTCAGAAGAAAGCTAAATGAGGTTCAGAGCTTCTCTGAAACTCAAACAGAAAT gGTGAGGACGCTCGAACGGAAGTTGGAGGCGAAGATGATCAAGGAGGAGAGTGACTTCCACGACCTCGAGTCAGTAGTCCAGCAAGTCGAACAGAACCTCGAACTGATGACC AAACGAGCTGTAAAAGCAGAAAATCATGTCTTGAAGCTGAAACAGGAAATAAATTTGCTTCAG GCACAGCTCTCAAACTACAGGCGAGAAAATGAAGCCCTGCGGTCAGGCCAGGGTGCCAGTCTTACCGTGGTGAAGCAGAATACTGATGTGGCCTTGCAGAACCTCCATGTTGTCATGAACAGTGCACATTCATCCATAAA
- the Entr1 gene encoding endosome-associated-trafficking regulator 1 isoform X3: MCYVPSPVLASVGDTDFGCGKGKCTKQGPSGAHETRFGGDKLEDLEEANPFSFKEFLKTKNLSLSKEDTTTSRIYPKEASRHPLGLDHSSPASQPTGYGLEYQQPFFEDPTRASNLEEDEEDGWNRAYLPSAVEQTHSSRATQNSSPCGTYLSFFSNTSELAGPESLPPWTLSDADSRISPASPAGSPNADFSAHEESLGDRHLRTLQISYEALKDENSKLRRKLNEVQSFSETQTEMVRTLERKLEAKMIKEESDFHDLESVVQQVEQNLELMTKRAVKAENHVLKLKQEINLLQAQLSNYRRENEALRSGQGASLTVVKQNTDVALQNLHVVMNSAHSSIKQLVSGAETLNLVAEILKSIDRITEVKDEADS, encoded by the exons ATGTGCTATGTGCCCAGCCCGGTGCTGGCTTCGGTAGGAGACACAG ATTTTGGCTGTGGAAAGGGGAAATGTACTAAACAAGGTCCGTCGGGAGCCCATGAGACGCGCTTTGGAG GTGACAAACTTGAAGATCTTGAAGAAGCCAATCCATTCTCCTTCAAAGAGTTTTTGAAAACCAAGAACCTCAGCCTGTCAAAAGAAGATACAACCACCAGCCGAATTTACCCGAAG GAAGCCTCAAGGCACCCACTGGGACTAGACCACAGCTCCCCTGCCTCCCAACCCACGGGATATGGCCTGGAATATCAGCAGCCATTTTTTGAAGACCCAACAAGAGCCAGCAACctagaggaggatgaagaagatggATGGAATAGAGCCTACCTGCCATCTGCTGTGGAGCAGACTCATTCCTCTAGAGCCACACAGAACTCATCGCCCTGTGGCAcctacctttcctttttttctaacaCATCAGAGCTGGCAGGTCCTGAGTCTTTGCCCCCATGGACGCTGAGTGACGCTGACTCCAGGATCTCCCCAGCATCCCCAGCTGGGAGTCCTAACGCAGACTTTTCGGCTCATGAAGAATCCCTAGGGGACAGACACCTGCGGACGTTGCAGATAAGTTATGAAGCA ctGAAAGATGAAAACTCTAAGCTCAGAAGAAAGCTAAATGAGGTTCAGAGCTTCTCTGAAACTCAAACAGAAAT gGTGAGGACGCTCGAACGGAAGTTGGAGGCGAAGATGATCAAGGAGGAGAGTGACTTCCACGACCTCGAGTCAGTAGTCCAGCAAGTCGAACAGAACCTCGAACTGATGACC AAACGAGCTGTAAAAGCAGAAAATCATGTCTTGAAGCTGAAACAGGAAATAAATTTGCTTCAG GCACAGCTCTCAAACTACAGGCGAGAAAATGAAGCCCTGCGGTCAGGCCAGGGTGCCAGTCTTACCGTGGTGAAGCAGAATACTGATGTGGCCTTGCAGAACCTCCATGTTGTCATGAACAGTGCACATTCATCCATAAA